A region of Ochrobactrum quorumnocens DNA encodes the following proteins:
- a CDS encoding DeoR/GlpR family DNA-binding transcription regulator, which translates to MSRISRKDERIAELAALVDETGVVRIRDAALRLGVSEMTIRRDISNDTGPLNCLGGYIIPVQDNGNDSDYVFDFEKDCHANAKILACAAAAALIEPHDTVFIDCGTTTPHLAQLIPHNQHITVVCYSLNVAEILSRRDDVRLIVLGGVYHPEAASFSSDEGIEVLKRVNINKAFMSAGGVDDQHGVTCSHFHEVPVKQMAMQRALQKHLVVDESKFGKVRAARFAGVADFNSIVSG; encoded by the coding sequence GTGAGCAGAATCAGCCGTAAAGACGAACGGATTGCCGAACTCGCAGCCCTTGTGGACGAAACAGGAGTCGTGCGTATTCGCGATGCGGCCTTGAGGCTCGGCGTGTCAGAAATGACAATCCGCCGGGATATAAGCAATGATACCGGACCGCTCAATTGTTTGGGTGGTTACATTATTCCTGTTCAGGATAATGGAAACGACAGCGATTATGTCTTTGATTTTGAAAAAGACTGTCATGCCAACGCGAAGATTCTGGCATGTGCCGCTGCCGCCGCGCTCATCGAGCCGCATGATACCGTGTTCATCGATTGTGGCACGACAACACCGCATCTGGCGCAGTTGATTCCGCATAATCAGCACATCACTGTGGTTTGTTATTCCCTGAATGTTGCTGAGATTCTATCTCGTCGGGATGATGTCCGGTTGATCGTGCTTGGCGGTGTTTATCACCCCGAAGCGGCTTCATTTTCGAGTGACGAGGGCATTGAAGTTCTCAAGCGCGTGAATATCAACAAGGCTTTCATGTCAGCAGGCGGAGTGGATGATCAGCACGGTGTAACCTGCTCTCACTTTCATGAAGTGCCGGTCAAGCAGATGGCGATGCAGCGAGCTTTACAAAAGCATCTGGTCGTTGATGAAAGTAAATTCGGCAAGGTCCGCGCTGCGCGCTTTGCAGGGGTGGCGGATTTTAATTCAATTGTTTCAGGCTAA
- a CDS encoding ABC transporter permease codes for MKFFRSTEFIIACVLLAAMIIIGLINPAFWSLDNIFGLLRSNVVIGIMALGVLLVMISGGIDVSFTAFAIAAMYLTVRAMVYLGYDGVFIPFVAATLIGLLLGAFNGFIIHRFKMIPLIVTLGTGSIVRGLVLGLVGTSIVNINKMPKELIEFGKTDVISLTSATGTTFGLTAMFLVYLVLALLIHLILTHTMIGRSVYAYGGSPEAAKRVGFNTRRTIFFVYCVAGALAGFAGLLHSSMIWLANPRDFVGLELDVIAAVVLGGASIFGGRGTVLGTLMGVFMLVMVKNSLIIMKVDTTWQRVVVGLIIIAATAITAWRDRKSIA; via the coding sequence ATGAAATTCTTTCGCAGTACCGAATTCATCATTGCCTGTGTGCTTCTGGCCGCAATGATCATCATTGGTCTTATCAACCCGGCCTTCTGGTCACTGGATAATATTTTCGGGCTTCTTCGTTCCAATGTCGTGATCGGCATCATGGCGCTTGGCGTTCTGCTGGTGATGATTTCCGGCGGCATCGACGTATCGTTTACGGCTTTTGCCATTGCCGCAATGTATCTGACCGTCCGTGCCATGGTTTACCTTGGCTATGACGGCGTGTTCATTCCTTTTGTAGCGGCAACGCTTATCGGCCTACTGCTTGGCGCATTCAATGGCTTCATCATTCATCGCTTCAAGATGATCCCGCTGATCGTGACGCTCGGCACCGGCTCCATTGTGCGCGGCCTTGTGCTGGGTCTCGTTGGCACCAGCATCGTCAACATCAACAAGATGCCCAAAGAGCTAATCGAGTTTGGCAAGACAGATGTAATCTCGCTTACCTCGGCTACCGGCACGACCTTCGGTCTCACAGCGATGTTCCTCGTCTATCTGGTGCTCGCCCTGCTGATCCACCTGATCCTCACTCACACCATGATCGGGCGCAGTGTTTATGCCTATGGCGGCTCGCCCGAAGCTGCAAAGCGCGTCGGCTTTAACACGCGCCGCACGATCTTCTTCGTTTATTGCGTGGCGGGTGCCTTGGCAGGTTTTGCGGGGTTGCTGCATTCATCCATGATCTGGCTTGCCAATCCACGCGATTTTGTAGGCCTTGAGCTTGATGTGATCGCAGCCGTGGTTCTCGGTGGCGCGTCGATTTTCGGCGGTCGCGGAACGGTACTCGGCACACTCATGGGCGTCTTCATGCTCGTGATGGTCAAAAACTCGCTCATCATCATGAAGGTCGACACCACATGGCAGCGCGTTGTGGTTGGCCTCATCATCATTGCGGCCACTGCCATCACAGCGTGGCGTGATCGCAAAAGCATCGCCTAA
- a CDS encoding aldose 1-epimerase family protein, with product MQDIEFHLRRQDFVEQPHVIASADGLSVTAFRYPSGIEALLIENERGNIIVLPFMGQMVWAAEFDGIDLTMGNSFSMPRPATTIVETYGCFAFHSGILRNGCPSPQDNHLLHGEMACAKMDKAGLLFGADEHGSFVEVTGEYEYVMGFGAHYLARPSVRLHAKETLFDITMDVENLSSAPMELMYMCHVNFAYDEDARIVQPVAFTPDQVQVRTAVPGHVTPNDDYLSLIDELAADPSVMEVLDEPERYDPEQVFYIRGLPTDADGKTHQMMQLADGDGFAISYPDEAFPKTVRWILVNGDAQVAAFALPSTCEPEGYLAEKAKNNVRILASGERAIFPVRVGYLDQPAAEQFEAKIRAL from the coding sequence ATGCAGGATATTGAATTTCATCTTCGTCGTCAGGACTTTGTTGAACAACCGCATGTCATTGCCAGTGCAGACGGGCTGAGTGTGACGGCATTTCGTTATCCAAGCGGCATCGAAGCTCTGCTGATCGAAAACGAACGCGGCAATATCATCGTGCTTCCATTCATGGGGCAGATGGTATGGGCCGCAGAGTTCGACGGCATTGATCTCACCATGGGCAACAGCTTCTCCATGCCGCGTCCGGCAACGACCATCGTCGAGACTTATGGATGCTTTGCTTTTCACAGCGGAATCTTGCGCAATGGCTGCCCTTCGCCGCAGGATAATCACCTTCTGCATGGTGAAATGGCCTGCGCAAAGATGGACAAAGCAGGCCTTTTGTTCGGCGCAGATGAACATGGCAGCTTTGTCGAAGTCACTGGCGAATATGAATATGTCATGGGCTTTGGCGCGCATTATCTCGCTCGGCCAAGCGTTCGGCTTCATGCGAAGGAAACGCTTTTCGACATCACCATGGATGTTGAAAACCTGTCATCGGCTCCGATGGAGCTGATGTATATGTGCCACGTCAATTTCGCCTATGACGAAGACGCGCGCATTGTGCAGCCGGTCGCCTTTACACCAGATCAGGTGCAGGTTCGCACGGCCGTTCCGGGCCATGTGACACCCAATGACGATTACCTCTCCTTGATTGATGAACTGGCCGCAGATCCTTCCGTGATGGAAGTGCTCGATGAGCCGGAGCGCTACGATCCAGAGCAGGTATTCTACATTCGTGGCTTACCAACCGATGCCGATGGCAAGACCCATCAGATGATGCAGTTAGCCGATGGCGACGGCTTTGCGATCTCCTATCCGGATGAGGCTTTCCCAAAAACTGTGCGGTGGATTCTCGTCAACGGTGATGCGCAGGTTGCAGCCTTTGCCCTGCCATCCACTTGCGAGCCGGAAGGCTATCTCGCCGAAAAAGCCAAGAACAATGTGCGGATACTGGCGTCGGGTGAACGCGCCATCTTCCCCGTGCGCGTTGGCTATCTCGATCAGCCTGCCGCTGAACAGTTTGAAGCCAAGATCAGGGCACTCTGA
- a CDS encoding ABC transporter permease: MKQSFDMRRILGGDNNIIQLVVITVLVFALMTWMNPDKFLRYYNFESISYIMPELGILAIAMMIAMLTGGIDLSVVGIANLAGIVAGVYFHSSMVQAAQTSGSGILFYTIIGILLAMLIGLLSGLVNGLLIAKLRITPILATLGTGQVLMGLALVLTGGPAIVGFPDAWNWVGNGKIMGIATPFLLFIVVCILVGILLTRTTLGINLMLIGTNPRAAVFAGIRKERMILYSYMLTSVLASLAGIILSGRTNAAKSDYGASYLLQAVLIAVLGGTNPAGGKGRVLGIAIALIALMLLSSGFQMMRFSNHLIDFIWGAFLILVIAINASRNQGR, encoded by the coding sequence ATGAAACAGTCTTTCGACATGCGCCGCATCCTTGGCGGAGACAACAATATCATCCAGCTCGTTGTTATCACCGTGCTTGTTTTTGCACTGATGACATGGATGAACCCGGACAAGTTCCTGCGTTACTACAACTTTGAATCCATCAGCTACATCATGCCAGAGCTGGGCATCCTGGCTATCGCAATGATGATCGCAATGTTGACCGGCGGGATTGATCTTTCGGTCGTCGGCATTGCCAATCTGGCAGGCATTGTCGCTGGCGTCTATTTCCACTCAAGCATGGTACAGGCGGCGCAGACGTCGGGCTCTGGAATATTGTTCTACACCATCATCGGCATACTGCTTGCCATGCTGATCGGCCTTTTATCCGGACTGGTGAATGGTTTGCTGATTGCCAAGCTGCGGATCACGCCAATCCTTGCAACACTAGGCACCGGACAGGTCTTGATGGGACTGGCACTGGTACTCACGGGGGGACCGGCCATCGTCGGCTTTCCTGATGCGTGGAACTGGGTAGGCAATGGCAAGATCATGGGCATCGCTACACCTTTCCTGTTGTTCATTGTCGTCTGCATTCTCGTCGGAATTTTGCTGACGCGCACCACGCTTGGTATCAATCTGATGTTGATTGGCACCAACCCGCGCGCAGCCGTGTTTGCTGGCATCCGCAAAGAGCGCATGATCCTTTATTCCTACATGCTGACGAGCGTTCTGGCCTCGCTTGCGGGGATCATTTTGTCGGGACGTACCAATGCGGCTAAATCCGATTATGGCGCGTCCTATCTGTTGCAGGCAGTTCTGATCGCCGTGCTGGGTGGCACCAATCCGGCTGGTGGCAAAGGGCGTGTTTTGGGCATCGCCATAGCGCTGATCGCTCTCATGCTTCTTTCCTCCGGCTTCCAGATGATGCGGTTTTCCAACCACCTGATCGACTTCATCTGGGGCGCGTTCCTCATCCTCGTCATCGCGATCAATGCTTCGCGCAATCAAGGCAGGTGA
- the rbsK gene encoding ribokinase: MTRKIGVVGSNMVDLITYVNRMPGPGETLEAPTFEIGCGGKGANQAVAAARLGADVMMVTRVGDDVFADNTIRNLNSFGVDTRHVLKVSGKSSGVAPIFVEPSGENSILIVKGANADLLPAEVDKAADDLKECGLILMQMEVPVETVYHTIAFAAENGIETILNPAPAAADLDPERIRQVTFLVPNESELALLSGLPTSTDDEIVVAARSLIAHGIRTVIVTLGGRGARMITATEIVNIPPVKVTPKDTTGAGDAFIGSFAHFYAERGDVEAALRKASLYAAHSITRPGTQKAYASADEFETFCREHAPLIERA, translated from the coding sequence ATGACCAGAAAGATCGGAGTGGTCGGCTCCAACATGGTGGATCTCATCACCTACGTGAACCGTATGCCCGGCCCCGGCGAAACACTTGAAGCACCGACTTTCGAGATTGGTTGCGGCGGCAAGGGGGCAAATCAGGCTGTTGCAGCTGCACGTCTCGGTGCCGACGTGATGATGGTAACGCGCGTTGGTGACGACGTCTTTGCCGATAACACGATCCGCAATCTCAACAGCTTTGGCGTCGATACGCGACACGTTCTCAAAGTATCGGGCAAGTCGAGCGGTGTAGCCCCCATCTTCGTCGAACCTTCAGGCGAAAACTCGATCCTGATCGTCAAAGGTGCAAATGCAGACCTCTTGCCCGCCGAAGTCGACAAGGCTGCCGATGATCTGAAGGAATGCGGCCTGATCCTCATGCAGATGGAAGTGCCGGTCGAGACCGTCTACCACACAATCGCTTTTGCGGCTGAAAATGGCATAGAAACCATATTGAACCCCGCGCCTGCGGCGGCAGATCTTGATCCGGAACGCATCCGGCAAGTGACCTTCCTCGTGCCCAACGAGAGCGAGCTTGCTCTTTTGTCTGGCCTTCCGACCAGCACGGATGATGAGATTGTCGTTGCCGCTCGCTCGCTGATTGCGCATGGCATCCGCACGGTCATCGTGACGCTGGGCGGACGTGGCGCACGCATGATTACCGCAACTGAAATCGTCAATATCCCGCCGGTCAAAGTCACACCGAAAGACACGACAGGCGCAGGCGATGCATTTATCGGCTCGTTTGCCCACTTTTATGCAGAGAGGGGCGATGTGGAAGCAGCGCTTCGCAAAGCCTCCCTTTATGCCGCTCATTCCATCACCCGACCCGGCACGCAAAAGGCTTATGCCAGTGCCGATGAATTTGAAACGTTCTGCCGTGAACACGCGCCTTTGATCGAACGCGCCTAA
- a CDS encoding aldehyde dehydrogenase family protein: MRPIKDILKTMEYGPSPEANGDVKQWLEQHGHSFGHYINGTFIKPEGRKTIAVANPANGDKLAEITLGTQEDVDQAVKAARGAFGKWSKLSGHERAKYLYAIARHIQKRERFLSVLETMDNGKPLRETRDIDIPLAVRHFYHHAGWAEMVEDEFKGFSPVGVCGQVIPWNFPLLMLAWKIAPALAAGNTVVLKPADLTPLTAIAFAEICHEVGLPAGVVNIVQGDGTTGASVCGHDGVDKVAFTGSTQVGRIIREQIAGSGKKLSLELGGKSPFIVFEDADLDAAVEGVVDAIWFNQGEVCCAGSRLLVQEGIADRFYAKLKKRLESLRVGDPLDKSTDVGAIVSPAQVKRISDLIQKGIDEGGQLWQTPNPLPAKGNYIAPGFFTEVDQAATVCQVEIFGPIAAATTFRTPDEAVALANNTRYGLAASIWSENINVALDLAARVKAGVVWINCTNMLDAGAGFGGYRESGYGREGAREGLYEYLSADWEKTLDAPKANENFVPSASPSGDDKIVIDGIDRTMKNYIGGKQARPDGGYSYSVTGKGGAVIGQAGIGNRKDIRNAVEAAAKASSWGSATAHNRAQVLYYLGENLDARRDEFVAHLVESTGVSEKKATEEVEASLRRIFYYAAQADKFDGAVHSTKSRHVTLAMNEPWGVMGIVCPDEAPLLSLVSLVLPAIAMGNRAIVVPSSRHPLIAGDFYQVLDTSDVPGGVINIVTGERDVLAKTLAEHDEVAALWYFSSKEGSAMVEKASAGNLKATWVTNGRLPNWLNNAEAQGRDYLRRAVQVKNIWVPYGA; the protein is encoded by the coding sequence ATGCGACCCATCAAGGACATTCTGAAGACCATGGAATATGGACCTTCCCCCGAAGCAAACGGTGATGTGAAGCAGTGGCTGGAGCAGCATGGCCATTCTTTCGGCCATTATATCAACGGCACTTTCATCAAACCGGAAGGCCGTAAAACCATTGCCGTGGCTAACCCTGCTAATGGTGACAAGCTTGCCGAGATCACGCTTGGAACGCAGGAAGACGTTGATCAGGCGGTGAAAGCCGCGCGTGGTGCATTTGGCAAATGGTCGAAACTATCGGGCCATGAACGTGCTAAATACCTTTATGCAATTGCCCGCCATATCCAGAAGCGTGAACGCTTCCTCTCGGTTCTGGAAACTATGGATAATGGCAAACCTCTGCGTGAAACCCGCGACATCGATATTCCGCTGGCAGTTCGTCATTTCTACCATCATGCCGGTTGGGCGGAGATGGTTGAAGATGAGTTCAAGGGCTTTTCGCCGGTTGGCGTTTGTGGTCAGGTGATCCCTTGGAACTTCCCATTGTTGATGCTGGCGTGGAAGATCGCGCCGGCCTTGGCTGCGGGAAATACAGTTGTCTTGAAGCCTGCTGATCTCACACCACTGACCGCTATTGCCTTTGCAGAAATCTGCCACGAAGTTGGCCTGCCTGCCGGTGTAGTCAATATCGTACAGGGCGATGGCACAACTGGTGCGAGCGTCTGCGGTCATGACGGCGTCGACAAGGTTGCTTTTACCGGATCAACGCAAGTGGGTCGTATCATCCGCGAGCAAATTGCAGGTTCCGGCAAGAAGCTCTCTCTTGAACTTGGTGGCAAGTCGCCCTTCATCGTATTTGAAGATGCTGATCTCGATGCCGCTGTTGAAGGTGTCGTCGACGCCATCTGGTTTAACCAGGGCGAAGTCTGCTGCGCGGGTTCACGTCTTCTGGTGCAGGAAGGCATTGCAGATCGGTTCTATGCCAAGCTGAAAAAGCGGCTTGAAAGCCTGCGCGTCGGCGATCCGCTCGACAAATCCACCGATGTTGGTGCCATTGTCTCGCCTGCACAGGTGAAACGCATATCCGATCTGATCCAGAAAGGTATCGATGAAGGCGGACAACTCTGGCAGACGCCAAATCCACTGCCTGCCAAGGGCAATTACATTGCGCCCGGTTTTTTCACTGAGGTCGATCAGGCGGCAACGGTCTGCCAGGTGGAAATCTTCGGACCAATCGCCGCCGCCACAACATTCCGTACGCCGGATGAGGCTGTGGCACTCGCCAACAATACGCGTTACGGTCTTGCCGCATCCATTTGGTCAGAGAACATCAATGTTGCGCTTGACCTCGCAGCCCGCGTGAAAGCCGGTGTTGTCTGGATCAATTGCACCAATATGCTTGATGCGGGTGCAGGCTTTGGCGGCTATCGCGAAAGCGGCTACGGCCGCGAGGGTGCACGCGAAGGCTTGTATGAATATCTTTCAGCCGATTGGGAAAAAACCCTCGACGCTCCCAAGGCTAACGAAAACTTCGTACCTTCTGCCTCACCATCCGGCGACGACAAGATCGTCATCGATGGCATCGATCGCACGATGAAGAACTATATTGGCGGCAAGCAGGCTCGTCCTGATGGTGGTTATAGCTATTCGGTTACAGGCAAAGGCGGCGCAGTTATCGGTCAGGCTGGCATTGGCAACCGCAAAGATATCCGCAATGCGGTTGAAGCTGCGGCTAAAGCATCAAGCTGGGGCAGCGCCACCGCCCATAACCGGGCACAGGTGCTTTATTATCTGGGTGAAAACCTCGATGCACGCCGCGACGAATTTGTGGCTCACCTCGTTGAGAGCACTGGTGTCAGCGAAAAGAAAGCTACCGAAGAAGTCGAAGCATCACTGCGCCGCATTTTCTATTATGCTGCACAGGCAGACAAGTTCGACGGCGCGGTGCATTCGACCAAGTCGCGCCATGTGACGCTTGCCATGAACGAGCCATGGGGTGTGATGGGCATTGTCTGCCCGGATGAAGCTCCGCTTTTGTCGCTGGTCTCGCTTGTGCTGCCTGCAATTGCGATGGGCAATCGCGCAATTGTCGTGCCATCAAGCCGTCATCCGCTGATTGCTGGCGATTTCTATCAGGTGCTCGACACATCGGATGTGCCGGGTGGTGTAATCAACATTGTCACCGGCGAACGTGATGTCTTGGCCAAGACATTGGCTGAACATGATGAAGTGGCAGCCCTTTGGTACTTCAGTTCTAAGGAAGGCAGCGCGATGGTTGAAAAGGCTTCTGCCGGAAATCTCAAGGCCACATGGGTCACCAATGGCCGCTTACCCAACTGGCTCAACAATGCCGAAGCGCAGGGGCGCGATTACTTGCGCAGGGCTGTTCAGGTCAAAAATATCTGGGTGCCATACGGCGCATAA
- a CDS encoding sugar ABC transporter ATP-binding protein codes for MTENLIELRHIGKRFGGVKALDDVSLAIKPGEIHCLAGENGSGKSTVIKIMSGVYTPEDGEILIDGKTVGKLDPVKSVHHGIQVIYQDFSLFGNLTVAENLAINTFLMEGRKAVDWKRVRELAQQALDRLGVQMDLDADVDSLPTSGKQIVAIARAMMADARLLIMDEPTTALTRNEVDALFKIVRDIQAQGIAVLFVSHKMREMLEISERLTVFRNGKKVAEGPINEFDEPAITRAMTGQELMAHSYHWALRDGAASAPSLEVENLTVPGTVENASLTLHAGEIVGISGLIGSGRTELALALFGMKPDFTGAVRIDGKSVHPKTVQEGIASGVAYVPEDRLTEGLFLTQSIERNIIVTSIEKFVRGIFINRKKADATTRDMFSAMNIVAPGPHTPVSHLSGGNAQRVVLARWLLTGAKILILNGPTVGVDVGSKAQIHNIIRKLAQDEGLAVLMISDDVPELVQNCNRVLVMHRGRFVDELSGENMTEDAVNDRLKTLN; via the coding sequence ATGACTGAGAATCTCATCGAATTGCGCCATATCGGCAAGCGCTTCGGCGGCGTTAAAGCGCTGGACGACGTATCTCTTGCCATCAAGCCGGGCGAAATTCATTGCCTTGCGGGCGAAAATGGCTCTGGCAAGTCCACTGTAATCAAAATCATGTCTGGTGTTTACACGCCTGAAGACGGTGAAATCCTTATCGACGGCAAGACAGTCGGCAAGCTTGATCCCGTCAAATCCGTGCACCACGGCATTCAGGTTATTTATCAGGACTTCTCCCTGTTCGGGAACCTGACGGTCGCAGAGAACCTCGCGATTAATACTTTTCTCATGGAAGGCCGCAAGGCTGTTGACTGGAAGCGCGTGCGCGAACTTGCGCAGCAGGCGCTTGATCGTCTTGGCGTTCAGATGGATCTGGATGCCGATGTGGACAGTCTACCAACCTCCGGCAAACAGATTGTAGCAATTGCGCGCGCGATGATGGCTGATGCGCGGCTATTGATCATGGATGAACCGACAACCGCCCTCACCCGAAACGAAGTCGACGCACTTTTCAAGATCGTGCGCGATATTCAGGCGCAGGGCATCGCGGTACTTTTCGTCAGCCATAAAATGCGCGAAATGCTGGAAATCAGCGAGAGGCTCACGGTTTTTCGCAATGGCAAGAAGGTTGCGGAAGGTCCGATCAACGAATTTGACGAACCGGCTATCACCCGCGCCATGACCGGTCAGGAATTGATGGCGCACAGCTATCATTGGGCACTGCGTGATGGAGCGGCCAGCGCACCAAGCCTTGAAGTCGAAAATCTGACCGTACCAGGTACCGTGGAAAATGCCAGTCTCACACTTCATGCTGGTGAGATTGTAGGGATTTCCGGGCTGATCGGCTCAGGCCGCACGGAACTTGCGCTGGCGCTCTTCGGCATGAAACCGGATTTTACTGGCGCTGTGCGGATTGATGGCAAGTCCGTTCATCCCAAAACCGTGCAGGAAGGCATCGCCAGCGGCGTTGCTTATGTGCCGGAAGATCGCCTCACCGAAGGGCTGTTCCTCACCCAGTCGATTGAGCGCAATATTATTGTGACCTCGATTGAGAAATTCGTGCGCGGCATATTTATCAATCGCAAAAAAGCTGACGCAACAACCCGCGATATGTTCTCTGCGATGAATATCGTCGCCCCAGGCCCGCATACGCCGGTCAGCCATCTCTCCGGCGGCAACGCGCAGCGCGTGGTGCTGGCGCGCTGGCTTCTTACAGGTGCAAAAATCCTGATCCTCAACGGCCCAACAGTTGGCGTGGATGTGGGTTCAAAAGCTCAGATTCACAACATCATCCGCAAACTCGCACAGGATGAAGGTCTGGCCGTTCTGATGATTTCCGATGATGTGCCAGAGCTTGTTCAGAACTGTAACCGTGTGCTGGTGATGCATCGTGGACGTTTTGTCGATGAACTCTCCGGTGAAAACATGACTGAAGACGCCGTCAATGACCGGCTCAAGACGTTGAATTGA
- a CDS encoding autoinducer 2 ABC transporter substrate-binding protein codes for MKKFIASMAIAMSVAVPHAFAEGVVDTSKINKDLITTANDKKYTIATVVKVDGIAWFDRMRDGVEQFKSDTGNDVWMVGPSQADAAAQVQIVENLIAQGVDAIAIVPFSVEAVEPVLKKARERGIVVVSHEASNIQNVDYDIEAFDNKAYGANLMKELGKSMGGKGKYVATVGSLTSKSQMEWVDGAVEYQKANFPEMSQATERLETYDDANTDYNKLKEAMTAYPDITGILGAPMPTSAGAGRLIAEGGLKGKVSFAGTGLVSVAGEYIKNDDVQYIQFWDPAVAGYAMNMLAVAALEKKNEQIKAGLNLGLPGYESLIAPDASKPNLLYGAGWVGVTKENMDQYDF; via the coding sequence GTGAAGAAGTTTATCGCGTCCATGGCTATTGCCATGTCTGTTGCCGTGCCACATGCTTTTGCTGAAGGCGTCGTCGATACATCCAAGATCAACAAAGATCTGATCACAACCGCAAACGATAAGAAATACACGATTGCGACGGTTGTTAAGGTCGACGGAATTGCCTGGTTCGACCGTATGCGTGATGGTGTTGAACAGTTCAAGTCAGATACCGGCAACGACGTGTGGATGGTCGGCCCAAGCCAGGCAGATGCTGCAGCTCAGGTGCAGATCGTCGAAAACCTGATCGCACAGGGCGTTGACGCTATTGCCATCGTGCCGTTCTCGGTTGAGGCGGTGGAACCAGTCTTGAAGAAGGCTCGTGAACGCGGCATCGTCGTCGTCAGCCATGAAGCTTCCAACATTCAGAATGTCGACTATGACATCGAAGCCTTCGACAACAAGGCTTACGGCGCGAACCTGATGAAGGAACTCGGCAAGTCGATGGGCGGCAAAGGTAAGTATGTTGCTACTGTCGGCAGCCTGACCTCGAAGTCACAGATGGAATGGGTTGATGGTGCCGTCGAGTACCAGAAGGCCAATTTCCCGGAAATGTCGCAGGCAACCGAACGTCTCGAAACCTATGACGATGCAAACACCGACTATAACAAGCTCAAAGAAGCGATGACCGCTTATCCGGACATCACCGGCATTCTCGGGGCTCCGATGCCAACTTCTGCTGGCGCTGGCCGTCTGATTGCCGAAGGTGGCCTGAAGGGCAAAGTCTCTTTCGCAGGCACAGGTCTTGTGTCGGTGGCCGGTGAATACATCAAGAATGATGACGTTCAGTACATTCAGTTCTGGGACCCGGCCGTCGCAGGCTATGCCATGAACATGCTGGCAGTTGCAGCGCTTGAAAAGAAGAATGAGCAAATCAAGGCTGGTCTAAATCTCGGCCTGCCTGGCTATGAAAGCCTGATCGCTCCTGACGCTTCCAAGCCAAACCTGCTCTACGGCGCAGGCTGGGTCGGCGTAACCAAGGAAAACATGGATCAGTACGATTTTTAA
- the deoC gene encoding deoxyribose-phosphate aldolase, with protein sequence MTEALPRNNGTPLKPEWFEDVVVNRSASERRAATLPARRSIKKEYQAAWLIRAIQCIDLTTLAGDDTAGRVRRLCAKARRPVRDDILEALGLLDAGITTGAVCVYPTMVSHAVKALEGSGIPVASVATGFPAGLTPLPLRLAEITYAVEQGAHEIDIVITREHVLTQNWSALYDEIAAMREACGEAHMKAILATGDLNTLTNVYRASMVAMQAGSDFIKTSTGKEDVNATLPVSLTMVRALRDYGELSGQIVGFKPAGGLKTAKDALAWLTLMKEELGNRWLEPDLFRLGASSMLGDIERQLEHFVTGRYSSANRHAAA encoded by the coding sequence ATGACCGAAGCCCTTCCCCGCAATAATGGCACACCGCTCAAGCCTGAATGGTTTGAAGATGTTGTCGTGAACCGCAGTGCCTCGGAACGTCGTGCTGCAACGCTGCCTGCACGTCGTTCGATCAAGAAAGAATATCAGGCAGCATGGCTCATCCGTGCAATCCAGTGCATCGACCTGACCACACTTGCTGGTGACGACACTGCCGGGCGTGTGCGCAGACTTTGCGCTAAAGCGCGCCGTCCTGTGCGTGATGATATTCTGGAAGCCCTCGGCCTTCTCGATGCAGGCATAACCACCGGCGCAGTCTGTGTTTATCCGACCATGGTATCCCATGCAGTCAAAGCACTGGAAGGCTCCGGCATTCCCGTAGCCTCTGTGGCAACAGGTTTTCCGGCAGGCCTGACACCTTTGCCATTGCGCCTTGCAGAAATCACCTATGCGGTTGAGCAGGGTGCCCACGAAATCGACATCGTCATTACCCGCGAGCATGTGCTGACACAAAACTGGTCCGCGCTTTATGACGAAATTGCCGCCATGCGCGAAGCCTGTGGCGAGGCGCATATGAAGGCCATTCTCGCAACCGGTGATCTCAACACGCTAACCAATGTTTATCGCGCCTCAATGGTGGCGATGCAGGCGGGTTCTGATTTCATCAAGACCTCGACCGGCAAGGAAGATGTCAACGCGACGCTGCCCGTCAGCCTGACGATGGTACGGGCGCTGCGCGATTATGGCGAATTGTCCGGCCAGATCGTCGGCTTCAAGCCAGCCGGTGGCCTCAAGACCGCCAAGGACGCTCTCGCGTGGCTCACGCTCATGAAAGAAGAACTCGGTAATCGTTGGCTCGAACCAGATCTCTTCCGCTTAGGCGCCTCATCCATGCTTGGCGATATCGAACGGCAATTAGAGCACTTCGTGACCGGACGCTATTCGAGCGCCAATCGTCACGCTGCTGCGTAA